In the Microcaecilia unicolor chromosome 10, aMicUni1.1, whole genome shotgun sequence genome, one interval contains:
- the LOC115478351 gene encoding testis-specific serine/threonine-protein kinase 3-like — protein sequence MEYRLTLNKHGYDLDRVIGRGSYSTVNKAFSHKLGKFVVIKVIDKSQSAPDYISKFLPRELSILTQCSHPNIVQIYEIIEASNGLVFIVMEEALSDLFELIDSKDCLIEDEARRIFKQIVQAVTCCHGQGIAHRDLKCENILMTSKNTPKLTDFGFATFINGNILSSTYCGSTAYAAPEILQGQPYDAFKADIWSLGVVLYLMVTGYMPFDDNDLTKLLKLQKQPLEFPPSHPLSIFCKDIISCMLSRNPHKRISINNLVEHPWFRHP from the coding sequence ATGGAGTACAGACTCACTTTAAACAAACACGGTTATGATCTTGATAGGGTGATAGGAAGAGGTTCTTATTCAACTGTAAATAAGGCTTTCTCTCATAAATTAGGTAAGTTTGTCGTCATAAAAGTAATTGATAAATCTCAATCTGCACCTGACTATATCAGCAAATTCCTTCCAAGAGAGCTTTCAATATTGACACAATGTTCTCATCCGAATATCGTCCAAATCTACGAAATCATTGAAGCATCTAATGGCCTTGTATTTATTGTTATGGAAGAAGCCCTGTCAGATCTCTTCGAACTGATTGACTCAAAAGATTGTCTCATAGAGGATGAAGCAAGACGCATCTTTAAGCAGATTGTCCAAGCTGTCACATGTTGTCATGGTCAGGGAATAGCTCATAGGGACCTCAAATGTGAAAATATTTTAATGACATCTAAGAACACTCCAAAATTGACTGATTTTGGTTTTGCCACGTTCATAAATGGAAACATCCTAAGTTCTACCTACTGTGGCTCAACTGCTTATGCTGCTCCTGAAATCCTTCAGGGGCAACCTTATGATGCCTTTAAAGCTGATATCTGGAGCCTTGGAGTTGTGCTTTACCTCATGGTGACTGGATATATGCCATTTGATGACAATGACCTCACAAAGCTCCTTAAGCTCCAGAAGCAACCACTGGAGTTTCCTCCTTCACATCCTCTCAGCATCTTTTGCAAAGACATTATTTCATGCATGCTTAGCAGAAATCCCCACAAACGGATATCCATTAACAATCTAGTAGAACATCCATGGTTTCGTCATCCATAA